A window from Halomicrobium urmianum encodes these proteins:
- a CDS encoding glycoside hydrolase family 3 N-terminal domain-containing protein: MASSESVSTTGGDAVDVDELLENLSLSEKVGQMVGTFVGSMDFDVSPEDAKEMIREHDVGSVAAFGIGVSWHHDPEAVAELSNELQRVAVEETDHGIPVLLPVDAIHGNAYVNEAAVYPHGLGMAATRNEPLVERSGEITGTEIRASGARINYGPNCDLVRDPRWGRTFETFGESPLLCGDLGAALIRGQTDPPEGEGVAATAKHFPAYGDPEGGEDTGAVDRSPSTIHHTFLPPFEKAIDAGARIVMPCYNSIDGLPVHGSERYLTELLRERLGFDGPVLSDWGGVDMLHEKHKTARDQRDSARQAVQAGLDQVSIGGPEYAEHIQSLVEDGELSEERVDEAVRRILELKRDVGLFADPYVDVDRASEVIGREEHREHALEAARQAQTLLKNEDDLLPLDPDVDSVLLTGPNADDLKHQMGGWGVDEVEETSGTTVLEGVEDVVGDETTVRYERGATVRETDDLDAVREAAADSDVAVAVLGENWYFHEFGPQDIAGQTGTWPTRTDLELSDAQQELLRTVHETGTPTVLVTITGRPLAITWAADNVPAILQSYYPGNEGGQAVAETLFGEHNPAGKLPISVPKSAAHLPTRFNYLRHPTPIGADEHPDSYDPLFEFGHGLSYTDFAVRNLELSETEIGPGESVTATVEVENVGDRAGTRAVDAFLSDAVSSRVRPVKEHVGYDRVELASGESATVEIEVPNRALAVTDSDGRKTIEPGRFDLEVGGLEASFEVTSEY, from the coding sequence ATGGCATCTAGCGAGTCGGTATCTACGACAGGCGGTGACGCCGTCGACGTAGACGAGCTCCTCGAGAATCTCTCGCTCTCGGAGAAGGTCGGGCAGATGGTGGGGACGTTCGTCGGGTCGATGGACTTCGACGTCTCGCCGGAGGACGCCAAGGAGATGATCCGCGAGCACGACGTGGGCTCCGTCGCGGCCTTCGGGATCGGGGTGTCCTGGCACCACGACCCCGAGGCGGTCGCCGAGCTCTCGAACGAACTCCAGCGGGTAGCGGTCGAGGAGACCGACCACGGCATCCCGGTGTTGCTGCCGGTCGACGCAATCCACGGCAACGCGTACGTCAATGAGGCCGCGGTGTACCCCCACGGCCTGGGGATGGCGGCGACGCGCAACGAGCCGCTGGTCGAGCGCAGCGGCGAGATCACGGGCACGGAGATCCGCGCCAGCGGCGCCCGGATCAACTACGGCCCGAACTGCGACCTCGTCCGGGATCCCCGGTGGGGGCGCACCTTCGAGACGTTCGGCGAGAGCCCGCTGCTGTGTGGCGACTTGGGCGCGGCGCTGATCCGCGGCCAGACCGACCCGCCGGAGGGCGAGGGCGTCGCCGCGACGGCCAAGCACTTCCCTGCCTACGGCGACCCTGAGGGCGGCGAGGACACCGGCGCCGTCGACCGTTCGCCCAGCACTATCCACCACACCTTCCTGCCGCCGTTCGAGAAGGCCATCGACGCGGGCGCGCGCATCGTCATGCCCTGCTACAACTCCATCGACGGCCTGCCGGTCCACGGCTCCGAGCGGTACCTCACGGAGCTGCTGCGCGAACGCCTGGGCTTCGACGGTCCCGTCCTCTCGGACTGGGGCGGCGTCGACATGCTCCACGAGAAGCACAAGACGGCCCGCGACCAGCGCGACTCCGCCCGCCAGGCCGTCCAGGCCGGCCTCGACCAGGTCTCCATCGGCGGTCCCGAGTACGCCGAGCACATCCAGTCGCTCGTCGAGGACGGCGAGCTCAGCGAGGAGCGCGTCGACGAGGCCGTCCGCCGCATCCTCGAACTCAAACGGGACGTCGGCCTGTTCGCCGACCCCTACGTCGACGTCGACCGCGCCAGCGAGGTCATCGGCCGCGAGGAGCACCGCGAGCACGCCCTCGAGGCCGCCCGTCAGGCCCAGACGCTGCTGAAGAACGAGGACGACCTGCTGCCGCTCGACCCCGACGTCGACTCGGTCCTGCTGACCGGGCCGAACGCCGACGACCTCAAGCACCAGATGGGCGGCTGGGGCGTCGACGAGGTCGAGGAGACCTCGGGCACGACCGTGCTGGAGGGCGTCGAGGACGTCGTGGGCGACGAGACCACTGTCCGCTACGAGCGGGGCGCCACGGTGCGGGAGACGGACGACCTCGACGCGGTCCGCGAGGCTGCCGCGGACAGCGACGTCGCCGTCGCCGTGCTGGGCGAGAACTGGTACTTCCACGAGTTCGGGCCGCAGGACATCGCCGGCCAGACCGGCACCTGGCCCACGCGGACCGACCTCGAACTGTCCGACGCCCAGCAGGAGCTGTTGCGGACCGTCCACGAGACGGGGACGCCGACCGTCCTCGTGACGATCACCGGCCGGCCGCTGGCGATCACCTGGGCCGCCGACAACGTCCCGGCCATCCTGCAGTCCTACTACCCGGGCAACGAGGGCGGCCAGGCCGTCGCGGAGACGCTGTTCGGCGAGCACAACCCCGCCGGGAAGCTCCCCATCTCGGTCCCGAAGTCCGCGGCACACCTGCCGACGCGCTTCAACTACCTGCGCCATCCGACCCCGATCGGCGCGGACGAGCACCCCGACTCCTACGACCCGCTGTTCGAGTTCGGACACGGCCTAAGCTACACGGACTTCGCGGTCCGGAACCTGGAGCTGTCCGAGACCGAGATCGGGCCCGGTGAGTCGGTCACTGCCACCGTCGAGGTCGAGAACGTCGGCGACCGCGCGGGCACACGCGCCGTCGACGCCTTCCTGTCGGACGCCGTCAGCAGTCGCGTCCGGCCCGTGAAGGAACACGTCGGCTACGACCGCGTCGAACTGGCGTCCGGCGAGTCCGCGACCGTCGAGATCGAGGTCCCGAACCGCGCGCTCGCGGTCACCGACTCCGACGGCCGCAAGACCATCGAGCCCGGCCGGTTCGACCTCGAAGTCGGGGGTCTGGAGGCCTCCTTCGAGGTCACCTCCGAGTACTGA
- the mutL gene encoding DNA mismatch repair endonuclease MutL, with product MTEIRELDPETVERIAAGEVVERPASAVKELVENSLDADADRVEVAVADGGRDGIRVTDDGVGMTREEVRRAVEKHTTSKITDVDDLEGGVATLGFRGEALHAIGAVSRVTVTTRPRGGGEGTELRLEGGEVTDVSPAGCPEGTTVEVEDLFYNVPARRKYLKQASTEFAHVNTVVTSYALANPAVAVTLSHDGRETFATTGQGDLRETVMSVYGREVATSMTSVEADGDELPDGPLDAVTGLVSHPETNRAGREYLSTYVNGRYVRADAVREAVVEAYGTQLAPDRYPFAVLFCEMDPANVDVNVHPRKMEVRFADESGAREQVETAVEDALLREGLLRSTAPRGRSAPEQTEIAPERGEESGGDAASESGVADGTAGTVDPDAADSADPGMTEAGDRGPAVDGQSAADREPAVDGDSGSGASAGIDAGASTGRGETGVGSGDRSTTDAAASARSNGGSAPRSSQGSSSGADRSPRPSGGASADASAADDDRTAPASGRADDSPTDAPGRKFAGGGEQSRLGEDPDDPAASFDSLPAMRILGQYRETYVVAETDDGLVLVDQHAADERINYERLTATFEGETTTQALAEPVELELTAREAAAFADREAALASLGFHAERTGERTVEVRTLPGVVAEAAGPDLVRDVLSSFVSEDRDAAETVEAAADDLLADLACYPSITGNTSLTEGSIRDLLAELDDCENPWACPHGRPVVVRLDEAELEDRFERDYPGHTGRRE from the coding sequence ATGACGGAGATCCGGGAACTCGATCCGGAGACGGTCGAGCGCATCGCCGCGGGCGAGGTGGTCGAGCGGCCGGCCTCGGCGGTGAAGGAACTCGTCGAGAACAGCCTCGACGCCGACGCCGACCGCGTCGAGGTGGCCGTCGCTGACGGCGGCCGCGACGGGATCCGCGTCACCGACGACGGCGTCGGGATGACCCGCGAGGAGGTCCGCCGCGCCGTCGAGAAGCACACCACCTCGAAGATCACCGACGTCGACGACCTGGAGGGCGGCGTCGCGACGCTGGGCTTCCGCGGCGAGGCCCTGCACGCCATCGGGGCCGTCTCCCGCGTGACCGTCACCACGCGCCCGCGGGGCGGCGGCGAGGGCACCGAACTCCGCCTGGAGGGCGGCGAGGTCACTGACGTCTCCCCCGCGGGCTGTCCCGAGGGGACCACCGTCGAGGTCGAGGACCTCTTCTACAACGTCCCCGCGCGCCGGAAGTACCTCAAGCAGGCCTCGACGGAGTTCGCCCACGTCAACACCGTCGTCACGAGCTACGCGCTCGCGAACCCTGCCGTCGCGGTCACCCTCTCCCACGACGGCCGCGAGACGTTCGCTACCACCGGCCAGGGCGACCTCCGGGAGACGGTGATGAGCGTCTACGGCCGGGAGGTTGCGACGTCGATGACCTCCGTCGAGGCCGACGGCGACGAGTTGCCAGACGGGCCACTGGACGCCGTCACGGGGCTGGTCAGCCACCCCGAGACCAACCGCGCCGGCCGCGAGTACCTCTCGACGTACGTCAACGGCCGGTACGTCCGCGCCGACGCCGTCCGCGAGGCCGTCGTCGAGGCCTACGGGACGCAGCTGGCGCCGGACCGCTATCCCTTCGCCGTCCTCTTCTGCGAGATGGACCCGGCCAACGTCGACGTCAACGTCCACCCGCGGAAGATGGAAGTCCGATTCGCCGACGAATCGGGCGCCCGCGAGCAGGTCGAGACGGCCGTCGAGGACGCCCTGCTCCGGGAGGGGCTGCTCCGCTCGACGGCGCCCCGCGGCCGGTCGGCGCCCGAGCAGACCGAGATCGCGCCGGAGCGCGGAGAAGAATCCGGCGGCGACGCCGCGAGCGAGTCGGGCGTCGCGGACGGCACCGCGGGCACAGTCGACCCGGACGCGGCCGATTCGGCCGACCCCGGCATGACGGAGGCCGGCGACCGCGGGCCGGCCGTCGACGGCCAATCTGCCGCCGACCGCGAACCCGCCGTCGACGGCGATTCGGGGTCAGGGGCGTCGGCGGGTATCGACGCCGGGGCGTCGACCGGCCGAGGCGAGACCGGGGTCGGTAGCGGCGACCGGTCGACCACCGACGCGGCCGCGTCGGCGCGGAGCAACGGCGGGTCCGCGCCGCGATCGTCCCAGGGTAGTTCGTCGGGCGCGGACCGCAGCCCCCGGCCGTCCGGCGGCGCGTCCGCGGACGCATCCGCCGCCGACGATGACCGTACGGCCCCCGCCTCGGGTCGAGCGGACGACTCGCCCACCGACGCCCCTGGCCGGAAGTTCGCCGGCGGCGGCGAGCAGTCCCGGCTGGGCGAGGACCCCGACGACCCCGCGGCGTCGTTCGACTCGCTGCCCGCGATGCGGATCCTCGGCCAGTATCGGGAGACGTACGTCGTCGCGGAGACCGACGACGGCCTCGTGCTGGTCGACCAGCACGCGGCCGACGAGCGGATCAACTACGAGCGGCTGACGGCGACCTTCGAGGGCGAGACGACGACGCAGGCCCTGGCCGAGCCCGTCGAGCTGGAGCTGACGGCCAGGGAGGCCGCCGCCTTCGCGGACCGAGAGGCCGCGCTGGCCAGCCTGGGCTTCCACGCCGAGCGGACCGGCGAGCGGACCGTCGAGGTGCGGACGCTGCCCGGCGTCGTGGCCGAGGCGGCCGGCCCGGACCTGGTGCGGGACGTCCTCTCGTCGTTCGTCAGCGAGGACCGCGACGCGGCCGAGACGGTCGAAGCGGCCGCCGACGACCTGCTGGCCGACCTGGCCTGCTACCCCTCGATCACCGGCAACACGTCGCTGACGGAGGGGTCGATACGGGACCTCCTGGCCGAACTCGACGACTGCGAGAACCCCTGGGCCTGCCCGCACGGCCGGCCCGTGGTGGTCCGGCTCGACGAGGCCGAACTGGAGGATCGCTTCGAGCGGGACTACCCCGGGCACACCGGCCGGCGGGAGTGA
- a CDS encoding TrmB family transcriptional regulator, which produces MDTDRLHDALTRAGLTSYQADVYLALLELGSAPVVDVADRAGVPTSQTYDVVRSLEDQGFVETVERDRLHARATEPNTVLEELRGTGELLTDAADEIEDRWERPAPEDYRASVVKHRETVLDRAREALGEADVSVEIALRSDQFEALRPALVEAAERGVIIRVVLYGPADGLDLADTSLTEVHHRALPGPFLAIVDRRQSYFAPNVHGDEPYGILLDDTILSFILHWYFMTCVKAQSDTLTVGADRPTYVSIEEFVRDAAPLWHDGAAVEITAEGHVPGTGERATVGGVVVDMLAEDALWPSRSPTFEELAGISALVVLNDEGQLRTVGGWGTLYEDLETEVIRVDGISYPGSSPADSSPADWLSPGGTEWPVDESAVETATDGEATTDGDGRRGFDAGDE; this is translated from the coding sequence ATGGACACCGACCGGCTCCACGACGCGCTGACGCGCGCCGGGCTGACATCGTACCAGGCGGACGTCTACCTCGCACTGCTGGAACTGGGGTCGGCGCCAGTGGTGGACGTGGCCGACCGAGCCGGCGTCCCGACGTCACAGACCTACGACGTGGTGCGGTCGCTGGAGGATCAGGGCTTCGTCGAGACCGTCGAGCGCGACCGGCTGCACGCCCGGGCGACCGAACCGAACACCGTCCTCGAGGAGCTACGGGGGACGGGGGAGCTGCTGACCGACGCGGCCGACGAGATCGAGGACCGCTGGGAGCGGCCCGCCCCGGAGGACTACCGGGCCAGCGTCGTCAAGCATCGGGAGACGGTCCTCGACAGGGCTAGGGAGGCCCTCGGGGAGGCCGACGTCTCGGTCGAGATCGCCCTCAGGTCCGACCAGTTCGAGGCGCTGCGGCCGGCCCTCGTCGAGGCCGCCGAGCGGGGCGTCATCATCCGGGTGGTCCTGTACGGCCCGGCGGACGGTCTTGACCTCGCGGACACGTCCCTGACGGAGGTCCACCACAGGGCGCTCCCGGGGCCGTTCCTGGCCATCGTCGACCGGCGGCAGTCGTACTTCGCACCGAACGTCCACGGCGACGAACCGTACGGCATCCTGCTGGACGACACCATCCTCTCTTTCATCCTGCACTGGTACTTCATGACCTGCGTGAAGGCCCAGTCGGACACGCTGACCGTGGGGGCGGACCGCCCTACCTACGTCAGCATCGAGGAGTTCGTCCGCGACGCCGCGCCGCTGTGGCACGACGGGGCCGCAGTCGAGATCACCGCCGAGGGCCACGTGCCCGGGACCGGCGAGCGCGCGACCGTGGGCGGCGTCGTCGTCGACATGCTCGCCGAGGACGCGCTCTGGCCCTCCCGGTCGCCCACGTTCGAGGAACTGGCCGGCATCTCGGCGCTGGTCGTCCTGAACGACGAGGGGCAGCTCCGGACGGTCGGCGGCTGGGGGACCCTCTACGAGGACCTCGAGACCGAAGTCATCCGCGTCGACGGGATCTCTTACCCCGGCTCGTCGCCCGCCGACTCGTCGCCCGCCGACTGGCTCTCGCCCGGGGGCACCGAGTGGCCGGTCGACGAATCGGCGGTCGAGACGGCGACGGACGGGGAAGCGACGACCGACGGCGACGGTCGAAGGGGCTTTGACGCCGGCGACGAATGA